One segment of Hymenobacter volaticus DNA contains the following:
- a CDS encoding ABC transporter permease, whose product MIRSIAQKEFISTLRDRRFMVLSVLVLGLLLAATLVGRASYRTLQQERTVAQQTVNEQFHHQPNRHPHRVAHYGSFAFRPKSTLSFLDSGLDSFTGASVFLEAHQQNSVNFSPAQQSGSLIRFGELSVAFVLQLLVPLLIIFLCFSAFTEERESGTLKLLLSQGVSLRQVAWGKIAGYSWAVTLVVGPALALAAGLLFGQEEVAGNLDLWARLALFALSYGVYFFLFIVGSVVVSAWQHHARTALVTLLGFWMLGCIILPKATANLGANLFPAITKAQLDAAVHEEAQKGINGHDPQDQRTAVLKANLLKKYGVDSEEKLPVSVGGLVMAESEAYTSQVYQRHFAGLTSTYERQNALSTWMGLLNPYQAIRPLSMGLAGSDFAHYVHFQQAAEAYRYQLAQQLNALQVGMGYGDKERKLDAATWRAIPPFAYQAPPLRWALHPLLVPALALLFWALGLSWLGLKLIEKTSIA is encoded by the coding sequence ATGATACGCAGCATAGCCCAAAAAGAGTTTATCAGCACCCTGCGCGACCGGCGCTTTATGGTGCTGAGTGTGTTAGTGCTAGGGTTGTTGCTGGCCGCCACCCTGGTGGGGCGGGCCAGCTACCGTACCCTGCAGCAGGAGCGCACGGTGGCGCAGCAAACCGTCAACGAGCAGTTCCATCACCAACCCAACCGCCACCCGCACCGAGTGGCTCACTACGGCTCGTTTGCCTTCCGCCCCAAGTCCACCCTGAGCTTCCTGGATTCCGGGCTGGATTCGTTTACCGGCGCGTCGGTGTTTCTGGAGGCTCACCAGCAGAACAGCGTCAACTTTAGTCCCGCCCAACAGTCGGGCTCGTTGATCCGGTTCGGTGAGCTGAGCGTGGCCTTTGTGCTGCAACTGCTGGTGCCGCTGCTCATCATCTTTCTGTGCTTCAGCGCCTTCACGGAGGAGCGCGAAAGCGGCACTTTAAAGTTGCTGCTCAGCCAGGGCGTATCGTTGCGGCAGGTGGCATGGGGCAAGATTGCCGGCTACAGCTGGGCCGTAACACTGGTCGTTGGGCCGGCATTGGCACTGGCCGCGGGGCTGCTCTTCGGGCAGGAAGAAGTTGCCGGCAACCTTGATTTGTGGGCGCGGCTGGCGTTGTTCGCGCTAAGCTACGGGGTGTACTTTTTCCTCTTTATCGTGGGCTCGGTGGTGGTGTCCGCGTGGCAGCACCACGCCCGCACCGCCTTGGTAACGTTGCTTGGGTTTTGGATGCTGGGCTGCATCATTTTGCCGAAAGCCACCGCCAACCTAGGCGCCAACCTGTTTCCCGCCATCACCAAGGCGCAACTGGACGCCGCCGTGCACGAAGAAGCGCAGAAAGGGATCAACGGCCACGATCCGCAGGATCAGCGCACGGCCGTGCTCAAGGCGAATCTGCTAAAAAAATATGGGGTTGATTCCGAGGAAAAACTGCCCGTGAGCGTGGGTGGTTTGGTGATGGCCGAAAGTGAGGCCTACACCAGCCAGGTGTACCAACGGCATTTTGCCGGCCTGACGAGCACCTACGAGCGGCAAAACGCCCTTTCCACCTGGATGGGTTTGCTTAACCCGTACCAAGCCATTCGGCCCTTGTCGATGGGGTTGGCCGGCTCCGACTTCGCCCACTACGTGCACTTCCAGCAGGCGGCCGAGGCTTACCGCTATCAGTTGGCACAACAACTCAACGCCTTGCAGGTGGGCATGGGCTACGGCGACAAAGAGCGCAAGCTCGACGCCGCTACCTGGCGGGCCATTCCCCCTTTCGCTTACCAGGCCCCACCCTTGCGCTGGGCACTTCACCCTTTGCTGGTGCCCGCGCTCGCCTTGCTTTTTTGGGCGTTGGGGCTGAGCTGGCTAGGACTGAAACTGATTGAAAAAACGAGTATTGCCTAA
- a CDS encoding ABC transporter permease — translation MHHPTAWASLSLGQRDVNPYYVKLRLLGLQGQLYASENVNPTKALNGNFDLAFVLVYLFPLLVIALSFNLLSSEREQGILTLLLAQPISAGLVVGAKLLFRLTLVLGLALGLSAVAMLGAQVPLDGRVGLWLALVTFYCLLWFGLAYVVTGLQRNSAFNAVALVGLWLILVVLVPGLLNVYVSAARPVPQGIALTVKQREEIHGGWDKPKMETMNRFFALYPQFRDTATIKERFVWRWYYAFQHLGDQSVRPLAAAYSQGLQQRYELVNRLSWLSPAINAQSSLNALAGTDLPTHLAFQQSATRYHDALRAFYYRYLFHKVAFTHADYAKEPTHTFTSTPEIKTAVSGLGKLLGSVGVVFATGLLLFRVRPINPR, via the coding sequence GTGCACCACCCTACTGCCTGGGCCAGCCTCTCCTTGGGTCAGCGCGACGTAAATCCTTACTACGTGAAGCTGCGGCTGCTGGGTTTGCAAGGTCAGCTTTACGCTTCCGAAAACGTGAACCCCACCAAGGCCCTTAATGGCAACTTCGATCTGGCGTTTGTGCTGGTGTACCTGTTTCCGCTGCTCGTTATTGCCTTGAGCTTCAATTTGCTGTCCAGTGAGCGAGAGCAAGGCATCCTGACGCTGCTGCTAGCCCAGCCAATCAGTGCGGGCTTGGTAGTGGGGGCCAAGCTCTTGTTTCGGCTAACGCTGGTGCTCGGGCTGGCGCTAGGGCTATCGGCGGTGGCCATGCTGGGGGCGCAGGTGCCGCTCGATGGCCGCGTGGGACTCTGGCTGGCACTGGTGACCTTCTACTGTTTGTTATGGTTTGGCCTAGCCTACGTGGTGACGGGCTTGCAGCGCAACTCGGCCTTCAACGCGGTAGCGCTGGTAGGATTGTGGCTGATTCTGGTGGTGCTGGTACCGGGCTTGCTGAACGTGTACGTTAGTGCCGCCCGGCCCGTGCCCCAGGGCATTGCGCTGACGGTAAAGCAGCGCGAGGAAATTCACGGAGGCTGGGATAAGCCTAAAATGGAAACCATGAACCGCTTTTTTGCGCTCTACCCGCAGTTTCGCGACACGGCCACCATCAAGGAGCGGTTCGTGTGGCGCTGGTACTACGCCTTCCAGCACCTAGGCGACCAGTCGGTACGGCCCCTAGCCGCGGCTTACAGCCAAGGCTTGCAGCAACGCTACGAACTGGTGAACCGCCTAAGCTGGCTTTCGCCGGCCATCAACGCTCAAAGTAGCCTCAACGCGCTGGCCGGCACCGACCTGCCGACTCATCTGGCCTTCCAGCAAAGTGCCACCCGCTACCACGACGCGCTGCGGGCCTTCTACTACCGCTACCTGTTCCACAAAGTGGCGTTCACCCACGCCGACTACGCCAAGGAGCCCACGCACACGTTCACGAGCACCCCGGAAATCAAAACGGCGGTTAGTGGCTTGGGCAAGCTGCTGGGTAGCGTGGGGGTGGTGTTTGCAACCGGCCTGCTCTTGTTCCGGGTGCGTCCCATCAACCCGCGCTAA
- a CDS encoding M14 family metallopeptidase, with amino-acid sequence MPIRILLVVFLCAIQSLAGVTVKPFSFRNETIKAGTKRAMLLPVVAGKDSTVIPVTVFHGAKQGPVVGIIAGVHGYEYPPIIAAQQFAQSLDPAQLSGTVILVHLANVPGFLGHRTDVNPLDNKNLNRVFPGKVDGTITERMAWVLSNDIIARCNFVVDVHAGDAPEDLRPYSGYYNYFDTPELSEKGRQMAVALGFPYVVQFGNEPTLKEAAIYCSREAIKRGIPAVDIECGRLGQVEAENVALIKQALHNLLVHLRIEEGTLSRSQPYLIARRTSINSAHTGFFYPLVKAGEFIYKGRKLGFVTDLFGNHLSEVISPVDGVVLYMSATPPIGKGDELFSIGQLPLITKS; translated from the coding sequence ATGCCTATCCGAATTCTTCTAGTCGTTTTCCTCTGCGCCATTCAAAGCCTAGCCGGCGTGACCGTCAAGCCTTTTTCTTTCCGCAACGAGACCATCAAAGCGGGCACCAAACGTGCCATGCTGCTGCCCGTGGTAGCCGGTAAAGACAGCACCGTGATTCCGGTGACTGTATTTCACGGCGCGAAGCAAGGGCCGGTCGTGGGCATCATTGCCGGGGTGCACGGCTACGAGTATCCCCCTATTATTGCGGCCCAGCAGTTTGCCCAATCGCTGGACCCGGCGCAACTCAGCGGCACCGTTATTCTGGTGCATCTAGCCAACGTGCCGGGGTTTCTCGGGCACCGGACGGATGTTAATCCCTTGGATAATAAGAACCTGAACCGGGTGTTTCCGGGTAAGGTGGATGGCACCATTACCGAGCGCATGGCCTGGGTGCTAAGCAACGACATCATCGCCCGCTGCAACTTTGTCGTTGACGTGCACGCCGGCGACGCCCCCGAAGATCTGCGCCCCTATTCGGGTTACTACAATTACTTCGACACCCCCGAGCTGTCCGAAAAAGGCCGGCAGATGGCCGTGGCGCTCGGCTTTCCTTACGTGGTGCAGTTCGGCAACGAGCCTACGCTTAAGGAAGCGGCGATCTATTGCTCGCGCGAAGCCATCAAACGCGGCATCCCGGCAGTGGATATCGAGTGCGGCCGCCTCGGGCAGGTGGAAGCGGAAAACGTGGCTCTGATCAAGCAGGCGCTGCACAACCTGCTGGTACATCTGCGCATCGAGGAGGGCACGCTGTCGCGGAGCCAGCCTTACTTGATTGCCCGCCGCACGAGCATCAACAGCGCGCATACCGGCTTTTTTTACCCTCTAGTAAAGGCGGGCGAATTTATTTATAAAGGCCGCAAACTAGGCTTCGTGACCGACTTATTTGGCAACCACCTCTCGGAGGTGATATCGCCAGTTGATGGCGTGGTCCTTTATATGAGCGCTACGCCGCCCATCGGTAAGGGTGATGAATTGTTTAGTATTGGGCAGCTGCCGCTGATCACTAAGTCGTGA
- a CDS encoding helix-turn-helix transcriptional regulator, which translates to MTTTALTALYQELALCIGLDLSTLLPLGIQREVGHFNVFNMADLWESTQLRAGTSYPCRSFYKVSLLRSHSRAEYANHTIDIAPDALVFSTPKKSFQWRPAEAQQGHFCLFTAEFMLPVLGGATLEELPLLQAEGHLVFQLNPVEVARAAALFTQMHEELSSDYAHKYDLLRAYVLELLHLGQKRQPATTLHPTHSAAARLTSRFVELLEQQFPLTTPQQGVPLRTPKDFADQLAVHVNHLNKVLKEHTGRTTTDLIGGRLAQEAKALLRQTDWSLWEIADSLGFVDVAHFSHFFRRYAAVSPGAFRTLEAVLV; encoded by the coding sequence ATGACGACCACCGCCCTTACTGCCCTCTATCAGGAATTGGCGCTCTGCATCGGTCTCGACCTAAGCACGTTGCTGCCCCTAGGCATTCAGCGCGAAGTGGGCCACTTCAACGTGTTTAACATGGCGGACCTCTGGGAGTCCACCCAGTTGCGCGCCGGCACGTCTTACCCTTGCCGTTCCTTTTACAAGGTCAGCCTGTTGCGCAGCCACAGCCGCGCCGAGTACGCCAACCACACCATTGACATTGCCCCCGATGCGTTGGTGTTTTCCACGCCTAAGAAATCATTTCAGTGGCGGCCCGCCGAGGCCCAGCAGGGGCACTTCTGCCTCTTCACGGCCGAGTTTATGCTGCCCGTTCTGGGAGGCGCTACGCTCGAGGAGCTGCCTCTTCTTCAAGCCGAGGGGCACCTCGTGTTTCAGCTAAATCCAGTTGAAGTGGCGCGGGCGGCGGCGCTGTTCACCCAAATGCACGAGGAGTTAAGCTCCGACTACGCCCACAAGTACGACCTGCTACGGGCCTACGTACTGGAACTGCTACACCTGGGCCAGAAGCGACAGCCCGCTACCACACTGCACCCCACGCATTCGGCGGCGGCCCGGCTCACGTCCCGCTTCGTGGAACTGCTCGAGCAGCAGTTTCCTCTGACTACCCCCCAGCAGGGCGTGCCGCTGCGCACGCCCAAGGATTTTGCCGACCAGTTGGCCGTGCACGTCAACCACCTCAACAAGGTGCTCAAGGAGCACACCGGCCGCACCACCACCGACCTCATCGGCGGCCGTCTGGCGCAGGAGGCTAAGGCCCTGCTGCGCCAGACGGACTGGTCGCTCTGGGAAATTGCCGATAGCCTCGGCTTCGTGGACGTGGCGCACTTCTCGCATTTCTTCCGCCGCTACGCCGCCGTGAGCCCCGGCGCTTTCCGCACACTGGAAGCCGTGCTGGTTTGA
- a CDS encoding SDR family NAD(P)-dependent oxidoreductase, whose translation MSTTKIALLTGGSRGLGKDMALKLAQQGIDVILTYRSQQTEAAAVVVAIEALGRRAVALPLNVADTSTFEAFFAQVTKVLADTFGTDKFDFLINNAGTGLLHPFAETTEAQFDELLNQHFKGVYFLTQRALALLRDGGRIINITSLAARVAYAGNTVYASVKGALEVFTRQLALELGSRGIAVNAVAPGAVFGGGAMPDTPEMRDYILQATALGRTAEPDDIGGIVAFLCSDAARWINGQRLEASGGVAL comes from the coding sequence ATGAGTACTACCAAAATCGCCCTGCTTACCGGCGGCAGCCGGGGCCTGGGCAAGGACATGGCCCTGAAACTGGCCCAGCAAGGCATCGACGTCATCCTGACCTACCGCAGCCAGCAAACGGAAGCCGCGGCCGTCGTAGTCGCCATCGAAGCCCTCGGTCGCCGCGCCGTGGCCCTGCCGCTAAACGTGGCCGATACGAGCACGTTCGAGGCGTTCTTTGCGCAGGTCACTAAAGTGCTGGCCGATACGTTTGGCACCGACAAATTTGATTTCCTGATCAACAATGCTGGCACGGGTCTGCTCCACCCGTTTGCCGAGACGACCGAGGCGCAATTTGATGAGCTACTCAACCAGCATTTTAAAGGCGTCTATTTTCTGACTCAACGGGCCTTAGCGCTATTGCGCGACGGGGGCCGCATCATCAATATCACGTCGTTGGCCGCCCGCGTGGCTTACGCTGGCAATACCGTTTATGCGAGCGTGAAAGGGGCCTTGGAAGTATTCACCCGGCAGTTGGCCCTGGAGCTAGGCAGCCGGGGCATTGCGGTCAATGCCGTGGCGCCAGGTGCCGTATTTGGCGGTGGCGCCATGCCGGACACCCCCGAAATGCGCGACTATATCCTCCAGGCCACGGCCCTGGGCCGCACGGCCGAGCCCGATGACATCGGGGGCATTGTCGCCTTCCTCTGCTCCGACGCAGCCCGCTGGATCAACGGCCAGCGCCTGGAGGCCTCGGGCGGCGTGGCATTGTAA
- a CDS encoding cupin domain-containing protein — protein MLPSLPLAELAASLTEYWSPRVVAEIEDSYVKVAKLLGSLTWHSHAQEDELFFVLKGHLRIELEHGVVELPAGSLYVVPKGTPHNPVAEQECHIMLLEKKQTLHTGEVVLANTRSLTEQLRQL, from the coding sequence ATGCTTCCTAGCCTTCCCCTGGCCGAGTTGGCCGCTTCGCTAACCGAATACTGGTCGCCCCGGGTCGTGGCCGAAATAGAAGATTCCTATGTGAAGGTAGCCAAGCTGCTGGGCTCGCTTACCTGGCATAGCCATGCGCAGGAGGACGAGCTCTTCTTCGTGCTTAAAGGTCATCTGCGTATTGAGTTGGAGCACGGCGTAGTCGAGCTACCGGCCGGCTCGCTCTACGTCGTCCCGAAGGGAACGCCCCATAACCCCGTCGCCGAGCAGGAATGCCATATCATGCTGCTGGAGAAAAAGCAAACATTGCATACAGGCGAGGTCGTACTCGCCAACACGCGCTCGCTGACGGAGCAGTTACGGCAGCTGTAG
- a CDS encoding alpha/beta hydrolase, which translates to MKFSLQFTRLAHLLARSIFAMTLLVGLPATTWAQTVKNVVLVHGAFADGSGYKALYQELTKNGYHVTVVQNPLTSLEDDVAATNLALDQQDGPAILVGHSWGGAVITEAGNHAKVAALVYIAAFQPDKGESALQWFQSAPPAPENGVLPPNAQGIVYYDRAKFHAGFCADVSAKEAEFMAASQGAFYAKAFITPLTQAAWRTKPTYALLATEDKSINPLIQRNMYSRSNTNVTEVKGSHCIYISQPKMVADVIRKAANGEAAKTAAK; encoded by the coding sequence TTGCCATGACCCTCCTCGTAGGCTTGCCTGCCACCACCTGGGCGCAAACAGTCAAAAACGTAGTGCTGGTACACGGCGCGTTTGCCGACGGCTCGGGCTACAAAGCCCTCTACCAAGAGTTAACTAAAAACGGCTACCATGTGACGGTGGTGCAGAACCCCTTGACTTCGCTGGAAGATGACGTAGCTGCGACAAACCTAGCGCTGGACCAACAAGATGGCCCCGCCATTTTAGTGGGCCACTCCTGGGGTGGGGCCGTCATCACCGAGGCGGGTAATCACGCCAAGGTAGCGGCACTGGTCTACATTGCCGCCTTCCAGCCGGACAAGGGCGAGTCGGCCCTGCAATGGTTTCAGAGTGCCCCACCCGCCCCGGAAAATGGGGTGTTACCGCCCAATGCGCAAGGGATTGTGTACTATGACCGAGCGAAATTTCACGCCGGTTTCTGCGCTGACGTAAGTGCAAAGGAGGCCGAGTTTATGGCCGCCTCGCAAGGAGCCTTCTACGCCAAAGCGTTTATTACCCCGCTCACCCAGGCCGCTTGGCGAACGAAGCCTACGTATGCCCTCTTAGCCACGGAGGATAAAAGCATTAATCCGCTCATTCAGCGCAACATGTATAGCCGCTCCAATACCAACGTAACGGAAGTAAAGGGTAGCCATTGCATCTACATCTCGCAGCCCAAAATGGTGGCTGACGTCATCAGGAAAGCGGCGAACGGGGAGGCGGCGAAAACCGCCGCCAAATAA